The genomic interval GGCTGGTGACGATGTAGCGCCAGAAGTTCTCCGACGTGCCGATGCCATTGCTCAGGAGCACCGTGCTGCGCGGCTTGAGCACTCCATCCGCGGCCGGCTCGATGAGGTCACCCAGGTGGGTGTGCCAGGCCACCCGAGTGCCGTCCGGGGCGACCACATGACGCGTGATGCGACGATAGGGCATGCCCTTCCACCATGGGGCGGGAAGGACAGGCGTGCAAGCGGTCCTTGCCGCCGGGCGGCCCGGCATCCACCGCTCCATGACACTCCCCCCACCCGGGGTGTCCAGGATATGAGGCGCCATGCTTCATGAGGACGCGAAGGACCTCGACATCACCCAGGTGCTCGCGCACTACGCTGAACACGGCTATGCCCGCCTGGGCAGAGTCCTGACGGAATCCGGGCTGGAGGCGCTGCGTGAACGCGCGGACGACCTCATGCTCGGCCGGGTGGTCTACCCCGGGATGTTCTTCCAACCGGATGCGACCACCGGGCGCTACGAGGACGCTCCGCTGGGCCTCGGCTGGCAGGGCCCGTCGCTGGACTACCGCAAGCTGGAGAAGCTGGAGAAGGACCCGCGCTTCCTCGCGTGGATGGAGAATCCGCTGTTCGAGCGCATCGCCCGCGCGCGCATCCCCGGCGATATCGTCCTGTACCGGGCCATCCTCTTCCACAAGGGACAGGCGGGCGGCAGCAACCTGCCCTGGCACCAGGATGGGGGCCGGCTGTGGGGCCTCACCCGCGAGCCGGAGCTCCAGCTGTGGACCGCGTTGGATGACGCCCCCGAGGACGGCGGCTGCCTGGAAGTCATCCCCGGCAGTCACAAGAGGGGCCTCGTGACGGACCTGGGCGGGGTCATCCCCCCGGATGCCGTGGAGGCCGAGGACGCCGAGCGCCGCGCCCTGCCCCTCCCCGCGCTCGCGGGCGAGGTCATCCTGGTCCACAACCACCTCTGGCACCGCTCCGGCCGAGGCCGCCCCGGCCTCCGGCGCCGCGCCTTCTCCGCCTGCTACATGAGCGCGGACACCCGCTGCGTCCGCAAGAAGAAGGCGCCGCGCGTCTTCACGCCCATGTTCCAGACGCCGCGCCCGTAGGGCTGGCCTCACCCCACCAGGTGCAGACGCGGAGGCACCGGGCCCAGCTCGCGCGAGCGCTGTCCCATGGGCAGCGTCACGCGGAAGACGCTGCCCCGGCCCGGCTCGCTCTCCACGGAGATCTCCCCGCCGAAGCCCGTGACGATGCCGTGGCAGATGGACAGGCCCAGCCCGGTGCCCACCCCCACGGGCTTGGTGGTGAAGAACGGGTCGAAGATGCGCGCGCGCACCTCGGGAGGCATGCCCACGCCCGTGTCGTGGACCTCCACGATGACGTGCTGCTCCGTGGAGCGCAGCACGACGCGCACCTGATGGCTCTCCGGCTTGCCCTCGGGGATGGCGTGCGCGGCGTTGATGAGCAGGTTGAGGAACACCTGCCCGAAGCGCCCTTCATTGCCCTCCACCGGCGGCACGTCGCGATAGTCGCGGATGATCTGCGCGCGCATCTTCAGCTCGCCGCGCGCCATGGTGATGGCGGACTCCAGCACGGCCTGGAGGTTGACGGCGGTGGCCACCTCGTCGTCCCCGCGGGAGAACGTCCTCAAGTCGCGGACGATCTGCCGGACGCGGTGCGCGCCATCCACCGCCTCGCGCAGCACCTCCTCCATCTCGGACGTGCGCCCCACGGGCAGCTCGCGCGCCACAGACTGAAGTTCGACGGCCAGGAACGACAGGTTGGAGAGCACGAACGCGAGCGGATTGTTGATTTCATGCGCCACCCCCGCGGCCAGCGTGCCCACCGCCGCCAACCGGTCCGCCACCACGAGCTGCGCCTGCATCGCCTTGCGGTCGGTGATGTCCAGCGCCACGCCGCCCAGCAGCCGGCGGCCGGAGTGCTCCTTCACGATGAAGCGATACGTGAGCCAATGCCGCTCGCTACCATCCGGCGCGGGGACCATCCCCTCCGTCACGCTGGGGCGACCCGAGTCGAGCACCACCTGGTCCTCCCGCCGGACGTGCGCCGCGGACGCCTCCGGCATGAGGTTCATGTCATCCAGGTGGTCCAGGCTCGCGTCATCCGACAGGCCAAAGAAGCGGCGATAGGGCTGGTTCACCCAGACACGCCGCCCCCCTTCTTCCTTCATGTAGGCCACCGCGGGGCTGTGATTCATGAAGGCGGCGAACAGCGCTTGAGACTCCTGGAGGGCCGCGAGCGCCGCGGCACGCTCATCCATCAGCGCATGGCGCGCATCCACCTCCGCCGCGTTCCCCATGGCCGCGCCCAACAGGCCCGCCATCAACTCCAGCGTGCGCACGTCCCGGTCGTCGAAGGCGTTCACCCGCTGGGAGACCAGGTTCAACGCCCCCACTGGCCGAGCCTCCCGCCAGAGCGGTACACACACCATGGAGCGCGCGCCCACCGCCCGCGTGGCGCGCACGTTGACGCGGGCATCCTCCTCGGTGTCATCCGTGCGCATCACCTCGCCGCGCTGGAGGCTCGCGCCGGTGAGGCTCCCTTCCACCTTGAGCCGGAACTCCTTGTACGGCAACAGACTGCCGGTGGCCACGCGGTAGTCCACGAACCCGTCATCCAGCAGCGCCACCGCCGCGCCATCCGCGCCACACAACACCTGCGCGCGCTCACACAACAGGCGCATCACCCCGGACAAATCCAACCCCGCGAGCGCCACGTCCGACTGGGTCTGGATGATGGACGACAGCCGCTCCATCTCCCCACGCGCGGCGGCCTGTGAGCTCTGATGCCGCCGGCGCAAGGCCAACCGGCGCTCCAACAACACGCCGCGCGCACGCACCTCCGCCGCGGGGAACGGCGCCGCGAGGAAGTCATCCACGCCCGCGGACAACAGGGGCGCCAGGCCCTCGTCCGTCGCGGCGTCCGTCAGCCCCAGCACCAGCGGCTCCCCAGGCCAGGCCCGGCTGCGCAGCGTGTCCAGCCAGCGCGCGTCTTTCGCCAGCGCCGCGGCCTCGACGATGAGGACATCCGCGCGGCCATGCACCAGCTCCGCGTCCGCCTCCACGGCGCTGCCACACACGAGCACGTCCTGGCCCTGGCGCCGAAGCTCCTCCGCCACGGGATGTTGTGGGTTGGCGCTGATGCACAGGTACTTCATCCGTTCCTTCCCGCCTCGGCGAAGGTCCCTGGCCGTCTTCGGAATGTTACAATCTAGCAGCGGGATGGATCCACCGCGCCGGGTCCCCAGTGAGGGGCCGCACCACCCCAGGAATCTCGCGGAGAGAGAGGCCGTACGTGCCGGGCAGCCCAGGAGTCGTCGTCGCCGAGCAGCCGCATTACCTCCCCTGGGTGGACTTCTATGAACAGGTGGCGCGCTCGGACACGCTGCTGGTGCTCGACAACGTGCAATGGCTCAGGCGCGGCTGGCAGCGCAGGACACG from Myxococcus stipitatus carries:
- a CDS encoding phytanoyl-CoA dioxygenase family protein, with amino-acid sequence MLHEDAKDLDITQVLAHYAEHGYARLGRVLTESGLEALRERADDLMLGRVVYPGMFFQPDATTGRYEDAPLGLGWQGPSLDYRKLEKLEKDPRFLAWMENPLFERIARARIPGDIVLYRAILFHKGQAGGSNLPWHQDGGRLWGLTREPELQLWTALDDAPEDGGCLEVIPGSHKRGLVTDLGGVIPPDAVEAEDAERRALPLPALAGEVILVHNHLWHRSGRGRPGLRRRAFSACYMSADTRCVRKKKAPRVFTPMFQTPRP
- a CDS encoding ATP-binding protein, with protein sequence MKYLCISANPQHPVAEELRRQGQDVLVCGSAVEADAELVHGRADVLIVEAAALAKDARWLDTLRSRAWPGEPLVLGLTDAATDEGLAPLLSAGVDDFLAAPFPAAEVRARGVLLERRLALRRRHQSSQAAARGEMERLSSIIQTQSDVALAGLDLSGVMRLLCERAQVLCGADGAAVALLDDGFVDYRVATGSLLPYKEFRLKVEGSLTGASLQRGEVMRTDDTEEDARVNVRATRAVGARSMVCVPLWREARPVGALNLVSQRVNAFDDRDVRTLELMAGLLGAAMGNAAEVDARHALMDERAAALAALQESQALFAAFMNHSPAVAYMKEEGGRRVWVNQPYRRFFGLSDDASLDHLDDMNLMPEASAAHVRREDQVVLDSGRPSVTEGMVPAPDGSERHWLTYRFIVKEHSGRRLLGGVALDITDRKAMQAQLVVADRLAAVGTLAAGVAHEINNPLAFVLSNLSFLAVELQSVARELPVGRTSEMEEVLREAVDGAHRVRQIVRDLRTFSRGDDEVATAVNLQAVLESAITMARGELKMRAQIIRDYRDVPPVEGNEGRFGQVFLNLLINAAHAIPEGKPESHQVRVVLRSTEQHVIVEVHDTGVGMPPEVRARIFDPFFTTKPVGVGTGLGLSICHGIVTGFGGEISVESEPGRGSVFRVTLPMGQRSRELGPVPPRLHLVG